From the Sphingomonas suaedae genome, one window contains:
- a CDS encoding undecaprenyl-diphosphate phosphatase: MSDIVTYIILGIIEGLTEFLPVSSTGHLILAGELLGFTGESSVAFKVAIQLGAILAVLVAYWWRFWGVGMGVLRGEREAIWFTRNILIGFLPAMLIGAVAYEGIRQLIQSPMTVAVALIVGGIAILLIERMVKTVKVERIETMPLPTAVAIGLVQCIAMIPGVSRSGATIMGALLMGVERKTAAEFSFFLAVPTMAGATVYSLYKDRDLLSFDDLSGIAIGLAVSFVVALLVVKAFVKVVGRFGFAPFAWYRIIVGVAALAWLMGR; the protein is encoded by the coding sequence ATGAGCGACATCGTCACCTATATCATCCTGGGCATCATCGAGGGGCTGACCGAGTTCCTGCCCGTCTCCTCGACCGGGCATCTGATCCTGGCGGGCGAGCTGCTCGGCTTTACCGGCGAGAGCTCGGTGGCGTTCAAGGTCGCGATCCAGCTGGGCGCGATCCTGGCGGTGCTGGTTGCCTATTGGTGGCGCTTCTGGGGCGTCGGCATGGGCGTGCTGCGTGGGGAGCGCGAGGCGATCTGGTTCACCCGCAACATCCTGATCGGTTTCCTGCCCGCGATGCTGATCGGCGCGGTCGCCTATGAAGGGATCCGCCAGCTGATCCAGTCGCCGATGACGGTCGCGGTCGCGCTGATCGTCGGCGGCATCGCGATCCTGCTGATCGAGCGGATGGTGAAGACAGTGAAGGTCGAGCGGATCGAGACGATGCCGCTCCCCACTGCAGTTGCGATCGGGCTGGTCCAGTGCATCGCAATGATCCCCGGGGTCAGCCGTTCGGGTGCGACGATCATGGGCGCGCTGTTGATGGGGGTCGAGCGCAAGACCGCGGCGGAGTTCAGCTTCTTCCTCGCGGTGCCGACAATGGCCGGGGCCACCGTCTATTCGCTCTACAAGGACCGCGACCTGCTCAGCTTCGACGATCTGTCGGGGATCGCCATCGGGCTGGCGGTGTCGTTTGTCGTCGCGCTGCTGGTGGTGAAGGCGTTCGTCAAAGTGGTCGGCCGCTTCGGCTTCGCGCCCTTTGCCTGGTATCGCATTATCGTCGGGGTCGCTGCCCTCGCCTGGCTTATGGGACGATAA
- a CDS encoding complex I NDUFA9 subunit family protein encodes MKDRLVSVIGGGGFVGRYVVQALLKAGARVRVAQRDPRGAWFLKPLGGLGQTQFAAVDVTRPESLERALAGSDSVVNLAGVFGSAMQAINADGAGNAARAAAAVDATAFVQLSAIGADPDSPSAYGRSKGEGEAQVRAAFPNATILRPSIVFGREDAFVNRFAAMAAAFPFVPVLKGLTRIQPVWVADVAQAVTRALADPEHFGGQTIEIGGPDALTFTQFHRWLLGAIGRDKPVVELPDFVGAGIATLGFLPGAPISWDQWLMLQQDNVATGEGLAAFGITPTPLGAVAPGWLVQYRKHGRFADARHA; translated from the coding sequence ATGAAGGACAGGCTGGTAAGCGTGATCGGCGGCGGCGGATTTGTCGGGCGCTATGTCGTGCAGGCGCTGCTCAAGGCTGGTGCGCGGGTGCGCGTCGCGCAGCGCGATCCGCGCGGCGCCTGGTTCCTGAAGCCGCTGGGCGGGCTTGGCCAGACGCAGTTCGCCGCGGTCGACGTGACCCGCCCCGAATCGCTCGAACGCGCGCTCGCCGGGTCGGATTCGGTGGTGAACCTGGCCGGCGTGTTCGGCAGCGCAATGCAGGCGATCAACGCGGATGGCGCCGGCAATGCCGCGCGCGCGGCTGCGGCGGTGGACGCGACGGCCTTCGTACAGCTGTCGGCGATCGGCGCCGACCCCGACTCCCCCTCCGCCTATGGCCGGTCGAAGGGCGAGGGCGAGGCGCAGGTCCGTGCCGCCTTCCCGAATGCGACGATCCTGCGCCCCAGCATCGTGTTCGGCCGCGAGGACGCGTTCGTGAACCGCTTCGCGGCGATGGCCGCCGCGTTCCCCTTCGTGCCGGTGCTCAAGGGCCTCACGCGCATCCAGCCGGTCTGGGTCGCCGATGTCGCGCAGGCAGTGACCCGTGCACTCGCCGATCCGGAGCACTTCGGGGGGCAGACGATCGAGATCGGCGGGCCCGACGCGCTGACCTTCACCCAGTTCCATCGCTGGCTGCTCGGCGCGATCGGGCGCGACAAGCCGGTGGTCGAACTGCCGGACTTCGTCGGCGCCGGAATCGCCACGCTGGGCTTCCTGCCCGGCGCACCGATCAGCTGGGACCAGTGGTTGATGCTGCAGCAGGATAATGTCGCGACCGGCGAAGGGCTGGCCGCATTCGGCATCACGCCGACCCCGCTCGGCGCGGTCGCGCCCGGCTGGCTGGTCCAGTATCGCAAACATGGCCGCTTCGCCGACGCGCGCCACGCCTGA
- a CDS encoding DUF2059 domain-containing protein has product MTISFGPPSRGAMLFALAAAAALFAPAALAAPQSATARATEAVDPARLVKARNIVEQTMPTEQRDAMFAQMLDAMMANLMSGMMQGNPGLSEVLQEKPAAAAVFADFITRQKTLALEDLKDSAPEMIEAIAGAYAKRFNLAELTEIEAFVRTPTGARFLQSGTQLFSDPGIAAWQAAHFSRAQQRQSSEVRRLLDDLKPILESEDDASGNS; this is encoded by the coding sequence GTGACGATCAGCTTTGGTCCTCCATCGCGCGGCGCAATGTTGTTCGCGCTCGCAGCCGCGGCGGCGCTCTTCGCCCCGGCGGCATTGGCCGCGCCTCAGTCGGCAACCGCCAGGGCGACTGAGGCGGTCGATCCCGCGCGGTTGGTGAAGGCGCGCAACATCGTCGAACAGACGATGCCGACCGAACAGCGCGATGCGATGTTCGCGCAGATGCTGGACGCGATGATGGCGAACCTGATGTCCGGCATGATGCAGGGCAATCCGGGGCTGTCGGAGGTGCTTCAGGAAAAGCCCGCCGCCGCAGCCGTGTTCGCCGACTTCATCACCCGTCAGAAGACGCTTGCGCTGGAGGATCTCAAGGACAGCGCGCCGGAGATGATCGAAGCGATCGCGGGCGCCTATGCCAAGCGGTTCAACCTGGCCGAACTGACGGAGATCGAAGCCTTTGTGCGCACCCCGACGGGCGCCCGGTTCCTGCAATCGGGGACTCAGCTGTTCAGCGATCCGGGGATCGCGGCATGGCAGGCGGCCCATTTCTCCCGCGCGCAACAACGGCAGTCGAGCGAAGTGCGCCGACTGCTCGATGACCTCAAGCCCATTCTGGAATCCGAAGATGACGCATCAGGCAACTCCTGA
- a CDS encoding DUF2059 domain-containing protein, whose translation MIRIVLATTLAFTLPATAQTDPAALPAAERLMTVMGVEAQFEQIFVISAPAMAQNAVAQLEASQTTREMMEALTKGDYARKERVKAILAEEYLAAFRAQKARMVREIAREYAIAFTAAELDELARFFGSGAGAKYVAQQPMLQEKLTKANQRIGIEVGMVATPKAITRAEAELNAGTAE comes from the coding sequence ATGATCCGCATCGTCCTCGCCACCACGCTGGCGTTCACTCTGCCCGCCACCGCCCAGACCGACCCCGCCGCCCTCCCTGCGGCCGAGCGACTGATGACGGTGATGGGCGTCGAGGCTCAGTTCGAACAGATTTTCGTGATCTCGGCCCCGGCGATGGCGCAGAACGCGGTCGCGCAGCTTGAGGCGAGTCAGACGACGCGCGAGATGATGGAGGCGCTGACCAAGGGCGACTATGCCCGCAAGGAACGGGTCAAGGCGATCCTGGCGGAGGAATATCTCGCTGCCTTTCGCGCACAGAAGGCACGGATGGTCCGCGAAATAGCACGCGAATATGCAATCGCCTTCACCGCCGCCGAGCTCGACGAGCTCGCGCGCTTCTTTGGCAGCGGCGCGGGCGCCAAATATGTCGCGCAGCAACCGATGCTCCAGGAAAAGCTGACCAAGGCCAATCAGCGCATCGGGATCGAGGTCGGCATGGTCGCGACGCCCAAAGCGATCACCCGCGCCGAGGCCGAGCTCAATGCGGGGACGGCGGAGTGA